The nucleotide window GCGTCGGCGTCCGTGGCCGTGAGGCCGACCGGCTTCTCGATCCAGATGTGCTTGCCGGCCTTGGCCATCGCGACACCGATCTCCCTGTGCAGGAAGTTCGGCGCGGTGATGCTGACAGCCTGGACGCGGGGATCGGCGGCCACCTCACGCCAGTCACGGGTGGTCGAGGCGAACCCGAACTGCGCGGCGGCCTCCTCGGCCCGGCCCGGCACCTCCTCGGCGACCGAGACCAGCTGCGGCCGCAGGGGCAGCTGCGGGAAGTGGTGCGGGACCCTGGCGTACGCCTGCGTGTGCACCCGTCCCATCCAGCCGAACCCCACGACGGCGACGCCGAGCGTACTCACCATGACTGCCCCTCTTTGGACCGGTCCATTCTTGCTGGGCTCACAGTGAAGCCCGTTCCTCCACGTGTCAACCCTTTGACAGGAAGCGCAAGCACATGGAACGGTCCACCTATGAGACCTCCGACCATCCGCGACGTCGCCGAACGGGCCGGCGTGTCGAAATCACTGGTCTCCCTCGTGCTGCGCGGATCCGACCAGGTGCGCCCGGAGAGACGGCAGGCCGTGCTGGCCGCCGTGGAGGAGCTCGGCTACCGGACGAACGCCGCCGCTCGCAGTCTCAGCGAGCGGCGCACCCGCACGGTCGGCGTGCTGCTGAACGACATGCGCAACCCCTGGTTCGTGGAACTGCTGGACGGCCTCAACTCCCGCCTCCATGACGGCGGCCTGCGGATGCTGCTGGCCGACGGCCACCTCAACCGGCGCCTCGGCGAGGACCTCACCCGCACCTTCACCGAGCTACGGGTCGACGGTCTGATCGCCGTCGGCACCCTGCCGCCCTCCGAGGCGTTGCGCACCGCGGCGGCGCAGATCCCCACCGTCGTCGCAGGCGCGCGGGAGCCCGTGCTCCCTGTGGTGGACATCGTCGCCAACGACGACGAGCACGGCGCCCGCCTGGCCACCGAGCACCTCATCGGACTCGGCCATCGGCGCATCGCCCACATCGCCGGGCAGGGCGTCGTCGGCGACCTTCGCCGGCGCAGCTTCGAGGCGGTCATGCGCGAGCACGGGCTGGACGACACGGCGATCGTGGAGCAGGGCGACCTGACCGAGGAGGGCGGCTACCGGGCCACGGTCCGCCTCCTCAGCGCCCCCGAACGGCCCACCGCCCTGTTCGCCTTCAACGACATCGCGTGCGTGGGCGCCCTGTCGGCGGCCGAGGAAATCGGCCTCGACGTGCCGCGCGACCTCTCCCTGGTGGGCTACGACAACACCTATCTGTCCCGCCTGCGACACCTCTGGCTCACCACGGTCGACAACGCCAGCCATGACGTCGGCCGCCGCGCCGCCCAGCATCTCATCGACCGGATCGCGGACCCGGCCCGTCCGGGTACGACCGTCCTCGCCGCGCCGACACTCGAAGTGCGTGGCACCACCGCGCCGCCGAAGGACGACACGCCCTGACGGGGATGCGGGAACGGGCGGTGGACCACCGCCCGTCCGGCCCCGGAGCGAACTGGACGCCCTCGCCGAGCAGCCGTCGAAGCAGCTTCGTGAAATCCGGGCCGAGTGGGACGAACCGGGGATCGCAGAGCGGTGTTGAACCACCTAGCCGGATCGTCGTCCCGGACCTACGGTCATCGGCTTGGTTGCCGGCTGGCGGCGATGGGCTTCAGTTGACCGTGAACCGGGCACACCGTCGCGGCCACGGGCCGAGAGCGCCAGCCCGTCCCCGCCGTGATCGCGCGGCACGGGTCAGGGCACCAGCGGATTGTCCCGGGTGAGTTCGATGGTGTGCATCTGGCGGCGCAGCTGCGCGGGCAGGGAGGGCAGGTCGTTGTCGACGATGATGACCTGGTGTGGGCGGGTGTGCGGCGTGCCGTTGCGGGCGCCCGTGATGTGGTCGAGGAAGTGCGTGTACAGCCGTGCGATCAGCTGCTGGTCCTCGGTGCCGTATCCGACGTTCTTGCGCGGCGAATCGATGATCAGCAGGGACGGCAGATCGGTGGCTCCGGTGACGAGCGCGTGGCTGAGGAATGTCATCCGGTAGGCCACGTTGATCGCGGTGCGGACGCCGTGGCCGACCTTGGTGAGTTTGCCTGCCCTGACCTTCGGCAGGAGCGAGTGGTGATCGATGCGTGCACCGGGTTCGCCGGGCAGCGACAGACCGCCGATGATGTGTGCGAACTGCTCCTCGATCTCGGCCAGGGTGGTCTGGCGTCCGGATAGGAGGTTCTTGCGGGTCCTGATGTCCTCGCGCACCCCGCGCAGTTCTTCTTCTGCCGCGCGCAGCGCCCGCTGCAGTTCGAGCAGCCGCCGGTGCGGGTCGAGTTGCCGCTCAAGCATGCCGGTCCGGGTGCGGGCACCGGCGTGGGCGGCTGAGAGCTGTTCGATCTGCCCGGCCAGGGGCCCGGTCTCCAGGCGGGTCCGCTCCTCCAGCTCCGCCCGCGCCTGAGCGAGAGCCTCCCCGGTCTCACCGCTCTCCTTGGACGCCTCGACGGCCCGCTGCTGCGCCGCGCCCAGCGCGGCTTCGGCTGCCTGCACGGCCTCGTCCCACGCGCCGGGATCCAGGTCGCACAGGCACAGGCCGCAGGCTCCCTCGGGAACGATCCGGCCGGCCAGAGGCTGCGAGCAGGAGGGAC belongs to Streptomyces graminofaciens and includes:
- a CDS encoding LacI family DNA-binding transcriptional regulator; its protein translation is MRPPTIRDVAERAGVSKSLVSLVLRGSDQVRPERRQAVLAAVEELGYRTNAAARSLSERRTRTVGVLLNDMRNPWFVELLDGLNSRLHDGGLRMLLADGHLNRRLGEDLTRTFTELRVDGLIAVGTLPPSEALRTAAAQIPTVVAGAREPVLPVVDIVANDDEHGARLATEHLIGLGHRRIAHIAGQGVVGDLRRRSFEAVMREHGLDDTAIVEQGDLTEEGGYRATVRLLSAPERPTALFAFNDIACVGALSAAEEIGLDVPRDLSLVGYDNTYLSRLRHLWLTTVDNASHDVGRRAAQHLIDRIADPARPGTTVLAAPTLEVRGTTAPPKDDTP